The following DNA comes from Triticum aestivum cultivar Chinese Spring chromosome 3D, IWGSC CS RefSeq v2.1, whole genome shotgun sequence.
CCCAGCTTCTATTAGATAAAACAAAGTATTACAAGGTATATATGGAGAAAAGTGTCGCAGTAATAGACGCATTGTACATGTACCAGGGCTCACATATACAAACTAATATGAAGGGGATTCATACCTCCGGTGTAGTTGCCACAGGCAACATTGGACGGCTCAACGGATGTTCATCACTCATCTTAAGGGCCTGAAAAAAAAATCAACTCCAAATCAGAATAAGCTTTTTGCAGACGGACATCAGTGTTGACTAAATCATATCTGTGAAAAAAATAGCCGAtcattctttttttttgcgggatcaTTCTTTTATTCTCTCAAGTGGCACCAGGCACTTAATTGCACTGAAAAATATGCAGTTCAAATTAAGTGAAGCAAGTTCATACAATAATTAGAAGGTTCTGTACAGTTCTCTGTTTCaaattgtttttcttgtgatgcgGCAAAGAAATTCTCCTACAATTGCAAAAATCATTATTCATAGTTTAATAGTAATAATGTTCAGGCAGGCACAAATTTAGGAAAAATACCACATGAATCTGAATTGAACCGTACATGATTCACAATCGCATCTAAGTACAAAACCAACAGTGGTCCTCCATCTAAGCAATCCATGAGTACACTTGATCTCAAGATTACTAACTAAAACCAAGTCTCGCAACAATAAGAGAAGAAGACCATGACCACCAGTATCAAGTGCTGAAGAATCGTATTAGGTGTTTTACAATTACAGATAGTCGATGAGCAGTAAAGTGGAAGCAAAGAGGCAACCAAAGCTTGCTATTCAGCTCATCTCCAGCAACAGCGGCAGCAAGGTGGCGTCAGTGACGGTCAGGTCAAGTTTTGACGAACTTCAGGCTCTACCGCGCCGTGGCGTAGCTTCGAGGGGATACATACCCCTCGTGTAGCCACCACAGGACTCGGCGGGCGTTCTTGTTCCTCCGGCGAACTTGGCGGCGACATTGGATGTTTGGTCAAAAATTGCAATTTTAacaggatgatggagattatggttGAAGGGCAAAACCTGATGGAGATTCCGGCCGAGGACCCTTGCTTCTTATAGCAGCCAATCAAATCCGGGTCGGGCACTACATCAATTTGTGTTGGAGAAGGACACAGCCGGCCTCCAATTTTCCATCCAAATCACGATAGGAGCAGGCGGAGGTTGAGAAGGATACAACAGAAGAGGCCAGAGAGGACTGGCGGCCGGCGTACCATCCTCCATGAACGCCCACGGCGTccgccttctcctccgcctcggctGTAACCGTGCAGCAAGCCCACGGCGTccgccttctcctccgcctcgtttGTAGCCGCACCCATGGCGTCCGCCTTCTCCTCCGCCGCGGCTAGCCGTCCGACGAAGGCGCCGCCCCTCACCTGCTCGTGCTCCGCCGTCGCTGCCGTCGCTGGAAAGGGAGGAGTTTTGGATAAGATGAATCAGGGACCGCGGACTAAATATCGAACAAACGTAGGGTCTTTTTTGTAAAATTGAAGCGTTTTCCCAGATTCGCTAAAGAAAGGACTGCGGGTTCTATTTTCAAAAAGCaaaggtttttttaaaaaaacgccGCGACGGTGAACCTGACAGACTcaacccgtgctttattattattaggaaAAGATTAATATCTCTTCCAATTGTTTACTGACGGTGGGCCCCAATGATCATAGAGACTTTGTTAAGTTTCACGGTATTTTTGCAAGATTTGGTATTCATTCAGGGGCTTTTCTATGAAGAAAAAAATGCCAGGGTGCTTTCCGCAAAAACCAGGCCAGAAGCCCTCCTCCCCGCCTTCCAGTCACCGACGCCGGGTCCGGCGCCACGTTAGCGTTCCTCGTCAGCACACTGTGCATATACAAATGTGATTAGCACCGTAGATGCACGCCCAAGCCAAGTTCTATCACCGGTTCAATGTATGCCGCaagttttagcaccaaactgaTTTTTCTCGTCAAGTTCAGACATCtgtggtgtaattgactctttaATTTACACTTTTTGATACACCACATAAACACAAGAACGACTTAGATTAGCCCATACTCTTCATGAGAAAGGGGATGATAGTCATATTTTATAAATTCTTCGCCCGCCATATACCTATACATTGTACATGGAGTAGCGTCACACACCCCTTCGTCCTAGGCCAGACCTCTTGGATCACTTCCACCTACTATACCCTACTAGGACAACTCACTTGATGTGCCTAATTACTTCTTTTATTCGTGGTGTACATCTTCTCAGTctggttttctttttatttttctttttctatggCCCTTTTCTCTTTGGTTTTATgcagttttttatttttctttactttcagcttttctttttaattttcagaattttgaacattttcttcaattcgtgaactttttcaaatctgtgaacttttttaaTCCGTAATTTTTTCAAATGAAtaaatatttttcaattttgtaAACTTTTTCAGATCCATGATTTTTTAtcaaatttatgattttttaaTGATAAAAACATTTAAATTTCACgaactttttttgtcaaattcatTAACTTCTttgtcaaattcatgattttttttcaaataaatgaaCCTTTTCAATTTCACGGATTTTTTTGTCACATTCGTGTactttttttaaatccatgaacttttttaaaacttGTGAACTTTTCTTTAATCCCAGGATGGGCGGTAGAAACCGCAAACTCGGATTTTACCATTCAGTTTATTCTAAATTTCGGTTAGCAAAACTATAAACCAAAGTGAACAGGACAAAGCAGCTAACCAATAACTTGATTAACCGGCTTACTCGATTAGGTGTTCAGTTTACACCGAGCAAAGTCGTCAAATTTATTGCTTTGTATTATGACACTCCATCGCGTTATATAGCAGAGCTCTGCACCGCCATTTTCGTAGCTCAGCAGGGCGTGACTAAATTATGCACTATGGGCGGCTGGGTGCACGCGTGACCGAAAGGCTCTCACAGGTTTGGGCCTTCTGGCCGAGTCAGCCCATGTGGCGTGCACGGAGCGAGCTCCACTCGCTACTTAGCATGGGCTTGGCCGCTTGGGTCTTTAGCTCCACCCGCTACGGCGACAGTTTCTAATTTTCTTTTTCATTCATTTACACATTTTTAaactattattatttttgaaaCCTGTTTAAAAATTGAAATTATTTGTaatactaaaaaatgtttttggttTGAAATATTGTTTAAATTTTTATTAAATGTTCTAGTTAAAAAAACtgttcacaaatttaagaaatgtttgcgtcccaaaaaacatatataaattttaaaagtatcttttcttcttgttGTTCAATTTGTGTTCACCATCAATTGTtgacaattttgaaaaaaaagtgtTCAAGTCTATAAAATTTTCATACACAATTTAaaattccaaaattgttgacaAATGTCAAGAAATGGTTTGGTTATAAGAATAAGTTCATATTGATTGGTAATGACAGAAATTGCAAATAACCGAAGCATTCAAATTAAAAAATTTACATGCTCACGGATGCACTCGTGTGGGCTAGTCTAGCACACTCCTGTCAATTAGTGGTTTTTGCAGGAACCCCGCCGTCCCCCTGCAGGAGTATGTGCTCGATCTCGCATTAGACCTCGCCGTCCTCGTAGTTTCGACAAGCAATGGTTGTCGCTCGTCTCATAGCACCTCGACAGCCTCGCAGCATTGGCTTGTAGCACCAGTTGTACCTTGCAGCACCCCCTCTGCTTATCGCCACACTATACGAAGCAATGCCCCTAGCAACAATGGGGATAGCATCACTAGACGGGCTCGCAACAACAAATGCATGTTCGCAGCACCGTGGACCTTGCAACATCAATACCATGCAGCGCGACTCACAGTAACCCTGCCGCCCCATCAGAACAGAGGTGCAATGCCTCTCGCAACAACGGTCTAAGCACTGTCCCGTCTCGCAGTGGCAACCACCGACCTCTCTCCTCATGTTCGCATGGGGAGATGCATAGCGCCAATTGGATGACAACCGCTTGGGGGAAGCGCTTCCATGGCAGTCTGTTGCAACGTAGGGGGGAAGTACTCTTCAACGGGATCTAACGGTGGCAAAGGAGAGTGTAATGTAGCACCGTTCGGACGGCTTCGTAGGAATGCCCCAATGGCCTCATGACGGGCTAGATTTTTAtgcaatggagagagagagagagacacacacacacacacagagagagagagagagagagagagagagagagagagagagagagagacgtgatgAAATTCGGAGAGGAAGGGAAATGGATGGGGTAAGACAACGATGGAGTTTCCTGAGATAAGGTGCGGAAGCACTTGGTTGGCAACCGAAATGGCGAATGCGTGTGGGGACATTAGGATCAAATGTGATCAAGCGGCTACGCGGGCCACTGAAACTGCACATGATTAGTCGGTGGATTTAGATAAttttctttgttttattttgtggGTTCTATAATAGGCTTTAGTGTTGTTTAGTGGTTTCGTCAGACTTTCATGAGTTACAATGGAGTTTTATAGTGATTGGAGTTTCATTTGGATGACCATGAGAAACATGAACAATGACGAATATGAAACTTGAATTAGAAATCTATGGCCGGTAAGAAATGTCTAGGACCATGTGAAATCTATGTAAACATTGACCAACTTTGAGCATAGCTGAAGCATTTACAAATTCCATGTGAAATATACcttttattttcaaaaaatgtaGTGAGACCAAATGAAAATATCTTCAAATATTTGTTGAACTTGTTTGAAGCATCATGTATTTCTAACCAGGGAAAACATGTTTTTAACGCCATTTTTTTATGAGATTATGTTTTGCAAACTATGCTCATGCATATGGGCAATTTACTCATTCTTGTGAAACTTATACAAAACCACACTTATTTAGCATAATTGCAGGGGTTATTACAAAAAGTAAGAGACTTATCCCTATGGATGCTTAGTTTCTATTGTATTCTACATGTCCCCATTTTTTTTCCCATATGGATGCTCCGTTTCTAGTACACCTGGTGTGTGTGTATTCTATATGTCCGCATTGTCTTTCTCTAGAAAAACAAAATAGCTTCGTTTGTTTTCTGTACACGTTCCATGGAAATTAATCCTTGTCTCCCAGCAGTGACTAGTTCGTTTCTTCAGACGCATATCCACTTCTCACAAGTTTCTTGGGTGTATTTGCTGCGTATCATGACCGATACAGTGTCCGGTCTGGAGTGCTAACGGGTTGGAATGGAACGGTGGCTTGTACGGTAGTGACTTTCCACGCATATGTCAAATTTGTTCTTTCCACGGTGGCTTGTAGGCCCTCAGTTCTTGAAAGAGTAACCACATTCTGTTCTTCATACGGCCCAAAGAGGTCTTGCCCCTCTTGCGGCCCAAAGCGAAAATGCATCAACCATGCAAAAAAATAGGCTCTCAAACCTCAACAACACATAATTATAAGTTGTTCAAATCATCTTAACAATCCAAAGTCACCATAGATAACAAAGCGCCGACAGAACTCATCAGAACCACATAACTAGTACTTCAAACTTGACCATCCAAAGTCATTCTAGAGTCTAGATAACAAAGCGCAGAAAGAACTAATAAGCCACTGAGAAAACCTCCGACGACAGGTAAATAAACAAGTTCCTTCCTCTCAGAATCATTTGGCAATAACCAGAGTAGCAAGAGGCCAACCATGCCTCAGTCTAAGCACTTCTCACGGCGAATGATGTACACCATCATCTTCAGCGGCTCCTCGCTCTCCATCAGCTTGAAGAGGCAGAGGTCACCCACCCGCAGGCGGTTGCCACGGACGAAAGCCACCCATCCTTTACAGATCCTCATGCGATCAGTCCCGCGTCGCAGCTCCGTGTCCCACGTCCTACTCTTCCCCTCCCGTTGAAGCACCAGACTGATCACATTTTTCTTTCCACGATGCCCGGTGAAGTACTGTTTTTCGAGATACCTTGACACGTACTGCTTGCCCATGGTCTGTTTATGTGCATATGCGGGGAGGATGTTAGTAACACGGATGCAGATAAGAAAATTTATTGTTGAGGAACTGGTAGACATCTTTTCTATTTACGGAACTTACTATCGTGATGCCGTATTTGCGAGAAACATTGCACTTGTTCAGGATCGCGACGTAAACTGGTACTGTCGACTCAATGGCTTCTACTTTCTTCCACACTTTCTGCTCCTGTGCTGGCGTTATAGAGGCTCTGTCTGGCAGTATGAAGGGGGTTTCAGGAGCTCCCTCAGAATTGTCTCCATCCTCTTTATGTCCCAATGATGACATATCTTCGCCTGAATAGGTTTTAAATAGAATCAGGCTGAATTGATGAAAACAAAATCATTTTTTTCATGTGAAATGTGGCCCATAAATTTTAGCATCTGTTATGTCTTATGTGCAGTGTGTGCCATACCATCAGTGGCTGGTTCCTCCTTAACGCGGGCTGTTAAGGATGTCTTTGCGCCTGTTCTTCCGTCGGTAGGTGTGTGTGTCATCCCTGCTGTTCCACCAGGGGAACGATGAACGCTCTCTTTGTGAAGCAGATGGACAATAACTGTAAATCTTCCTTCCTTGACCTTTGCTATTGGCTGAAAGAGGCAGATATCTCCCTCTTGAACACAGTTGTCATGGACAAAGTAGCCCAAATAAAGGTTGCGCCGACCTGGATTAAATCTGCACTTCCATTCCTTGTTCTTCCTTGGCAGCTGAAGTATGATATTTGTAGCTTCACATGGGAAGTACTTGAGTGCGTAGTCCTTACGTATTATCTAATTGAAAATGGGATAGAATAGATGGTGATACTGTTGAGCTGTTTTATCTGACAGACGAAGTACACAATACTCTATGACTGTCATACACATGGCTTCAACTGATAAGGCAACAATAATATTGATTTAGTAATGTAGATATATATTTTATTGCAAACGTATCCTTCATAGGCTTGTTGGGGTTAGAACCAGACCCTAGATCTAGAATTTTGAAACTAAGAAAATTTCGCCCAACCTTAAAACCATCAAAATTTGCGAAATTTCGTAAAATGTGAAATAAAATTTagataaatttgaatttgagcaaTTGGATACATTAGTGTTGTAACAATAATTCTATTCAAAAAACTGATACATCCAATGGTGCTTTCCATATATCCACTTTGTAGACTCAGGTTCGGATCTCAGTGAtgcatttgttttgcaaaaaaattctACATCAGGCATAAAGCTGAATAAGAAGACAAAACAATGCAAAAAATGAGTAGCAAAACCTCAACCTGATAGGTATTAGAACAATTGGCTACCACTGGGCTATGCGAAGGGCCATGTATTAAAAGAGGTTCAAACGTATTTAGAAAAGCAATTTGAAAATACCGAAATATTTTGAACGAAACCGTGTTTCCGAAATAGTATCGATCACAAGTTAATAACTAGAAACTGTGAGTAGCTACAGAAGTTAAGCAGTTCATAAGAAATGCGGATGATAAAACTACCATACCAGATTACCAAAGTTTGCGCTGGTCTTCTTCATCTGTACAACAAGCACCGGGATTTCAGATCGAATTTTCTCTACAAGTGCTTGTATTTTTGCCTCCTGTGCTACTGTAAGATCACATTTCCCTGATAAGACATAGTCATTCAAATGCTCCTGTACATCATATGACTCCACCAAATTGTCTCTAGATAGACTGTCTTCAGCTGTAAATAAGTTTCAACAGTAAGAGGACATGTGGTGGAGGTAACTGAATAATCCCAGTACACAACTTACCTGATAATCCCTCAGAAGAATCTGATATTGCAGCCTTCTTTGCTGATTTTTTATAACCGTACGAACTTTCCTTTTGGCTTCCATCTGAATCTGATCTTTCGCTTGGTGAAGACTGAgtaccaccaccacaagaactacTAGAATTATCAACATCAAATGTGCTTGGGTTCCTAACATCAGAAGCAGCAGTTCCCATCCTAGCACAGCACGACGCTTTCTGCTTACCACTGGAATCGAATATTGTAACCTTGAAGCGAGCGTTTCCAAGGTAATGAAACATCAATGAATAATTTTCTTCTATTTTATTGGCATCAACAAATGATGCCCATCCAGACTTCAAAATTGTTCGGTTCATATTCTCGGTAACTCCAACATCATAGACGTTACCATCAGGGGACTCTAGTTTGACTGTTCTCCAGACCTTTCCTCCAAATTGGCTCACAAACCACTCCGGTATGACCTGTAAGAAGAAGGAATGGTGCAAAAAATGTTTGAGGCAACAAAAAACTCTAGAAACATCGGACAGCCCACTGAATTAGGAAATTAGGAAAGGCAGAAATAGCTAACCAGGCTGTGCACGAAGTTGCCATTGATCTGCCTTAGAAACTTAAGCTTGATCTGGCAGCATTCACATGGATCACTCATCTTGGATATGTTCTGTAAAACGAACCATATATCATGTGTTTTCATAACCAAGATACCCCAAAATCATAGAATATCACTGTGATGCCCTCTCCCAAGTCCCAAGTGCAAAAGCAAAGGTCCCTCCGTTCGCGGTCAGTGTGACGGCCTAAATATTTCTAGGAGATTTGATGATCATAAGACCCATGTTATTTGGGGCATTCTTCCCCCTTATGCCTACGCTTATGTTACTCAAATTTGAAGTATGAGCAGATGCAAGCTTGTGTGGTAAGTTCTGTGACTGAATTTCAAGTGTGACCATGTGTGCTTGGACTGAATGTTTTGTACTCGGACTAGATGTTCTGAGAAGAAAGGTAAAAATGATTTGCTGTTGAAGTAGATTTTCCATGATCAAATTTGTGGTTCGTAATCGTAAGGAACATGTATGCTGGATGCATGTTACTGACAATTATGCAATAATGTACGCGAAGCATGTATGCTGGATTGAAAGTGAAAGTTTTGCGGAAGACTATGAAAGTTAATGATTCATAATACATGCACTTGGTTCTTGTAGAAAAAATACTGACTGCATATATGCAAACTTAATGTTCCAGGAATCTAATATACTACTCCCGctttgttcacaaatataagatgtttttcaTAGTCTGCATGTACGTACTGAAATGCGTCTATACACATCAGAATCAGAAAAAAGGTAGAACATCTTATAtctgtgaacggagggagtacatgctataCATCAGAGCACGATTTTGACAGCAGATATGCACTCCATGCTTTATTTGGGAAGCAGCCTGAATTGGATAGTGCAAACCGTGCTAGAAACGGAGACTTAGAGAACTATGCTACCTCCACGGTCGTCTTCCTCTGCCTTTGTACGTGGTGGCGCACTACTACCCTGCCTCCTCTGCTCCCTGCTGTACAAGAGGAACAAAGATGAACAGTCTGATAGATCAGAGCTGGTTCTGTCGAACCATTAGTTTTGCTTACCATGTACCCCTACATGAGATAGTTTGCAAAATATGCAAATCTGTCATAGGGAAAATAAATTTCTGATTGGATCTATTGACTACTAGGCTCCATTTGTGATGCTACTAGGGGGATAAAATGCAGATCTAATATGAATCAACCACTGATGTCTCTTAGAACAGAAAAGAAACACTGATGGTAAACAATCATATAACATTCAGTTTCTGAAAACTCATAGTATCATGGTAGGACAGCATGACTGCTTTGTACTATATCCTACCAACCAGCTTCTGAAAACCAGCAGAAATAGAAAGAAAGGAAAACAACAATGAAACTAGAAACCATATACTACTGCTCCATTCAGATGTGGAAGAAGAGAGGATATGAATAACTTGCAAACAAAGAGAGTCACTTGCCAGAAGAAGCTCACCGTGGTGCTAGAGGTTGCTGCAGTGTGGAAGGGAATGCTGGTCTGGTCTTACTTATGGAGAGAGCGTCCATGGACTGCAAGGGCACGCACATGCCAACAGTATAGAGCTGTCATTTGAGCCTGCGCTGCATTTCGGCTTCTCGTATTCCCAAGACGACTCAGAGAATCTCAGACAACTCAGAGAATCTCAGATAACTCAGAGAGATTCTATTCTCACTCTTCGTCTTCCCGATACTCTTTACCAAAAAAGTGGAGAGAATCTCAGACAAGTCAGTGAAAAAGTAGCTTGCTCACGGGTGAAAAAGTAGCACATATTTCTTGTCTGTTTTCAACTATATATAATGTTACTTTTACATCTGAGCTTGAACCTGAAAACTTCAGGCAATATACTACTCCAGATTGAAAGGATATTGCAGGcgtctttttttttgaaaaagagattAAACTTCTGGTCTATGGATCAATCAATGCATTGCCGTTGACTCATTTATATTCTAACTCGTTTCAGAAGATGTGTCTACCTTCATTAGTATCTAGAAAGCAGCATGGGTAAGAACCAATTCCGGAAGTTTACACCCTGTTAAGCTAGCTAATGAAAACCACTGTGGACAAAGTGCTAACAACATATGGGATAACGACGACATTCTCATGATCCTAATAGGGTTAACACAACCAAGACATTACCAGCAGCTATATATAATCCGGAATCCAACTGATTGATTGAGCATGGTATGCtgaatagaatatatatatataacatattaTCAAAATGGATGCTCACATCACATCAGAGAAAAAAAACATAATTAAATACTGTTGATTAGTTTCTTGAAAAGATGCATATTATTGCCTCCCATATTCTCAAATGTTAACCGAATAAAATTATCGACTAAAGCAGTGACAAGTATAACTAGCTAATACTATAGGACAACCAGTGAGGAATTTCTAATCACATACTCCGGCTACTGGCTCTCATTGCCTGCAATCCGGAAGATTCCACTGGTATTATGAATCAACGATTCCAGCCAGAACCAATCCAAACTCGGAACCATGGACATGCCGGTAGGGGGAAGAAGAAAAAAATTGCCGAGCAGCTAGTATGTTTGGACCGAAGACGCCAAGGAGGATGGCGAATGCCCACCACGCATGACTCTGCTTCCACCCTTGGCCCTCCCTGCCGACCGTCCCCATCCACGATGCCCCCGCGCAGCGGCATCATCACCGTTTGGAGTCACTGGGACGGGGAGGCCGACCGTACATAGGCACGACGAGCTAGCGCGGGGCCGAGATGGAAACGAGATCCCTGCCCCCACGGCCGATGCATCCGAGGCCGTCAGGCCCAAGACGGAGAGCCCGAGACCCAACGTCTATCCCGCCGCCGATCATCTGACTCGAAAAGCGAGATCAACGACACGCCGGGCAATGGGAGGCCGCTCCGAGCGGCGGGAGGCCTGCTGGGTTTGGTCGGCGAGGCATCTGAGGAGTGGAATGCTTTCGGCGGCGGGCAGGGGAGGAGCAACTCGCGGTGAAAATTGACAGATTTAGCCCTTTTACCAAACTTTAGCAAAAAATAAACcggttttaaaaaatattcataaaatGTAGGAAGTGAGAGAAGatgttcaagtcctggtgctcacatttatcCTGCATTTATATCAGCATTTTCGGCGATGCGCGTTCAGTGAGAGAAGATGTTCCCGTCGACAACAAGCCGCCTATGAGTAAAgataatatgccggctcagtcttttcgGAGGTGCTTATAGATATAGGGTGTGCATCTGTGCGATTAGAGATGAGTGTATGCACGTATATATGAGTGCTtgtgtctatactgtgttaaaaaagcATGGCGCCGTACAAACATGTCATTTTGTGAAAAATTTCTAAATCAGATTATTTTAGGTTCAAATGTCAATTTTCACTAACTCGTCACCGCATGTGCGGCAGGACCGGGCCATCAAAGTTTAGGTGCCGAAATGCCAAATGAGGTGTACCTCCGTGAAAAAAACCCTatgctaagagcatctacagccagactCATCAAGCATACCGAGCGGACGACTTAGTGTCCGGTCATAAAAGCGTGATCCAATTGGCCTTCCCAACCCAGTCGGGGGACATTCGGAATGATGACCCACTCAAACTCAGCCAAATCTGAGGAGGCGGGACACACCCGAGCGCGTCCACCACGTCAGACGGGCCCACCCTGGTGCAGCTAGCCCTCACAAATAATCTCACTCCGGACGGACCATAGACTGAATTCAACACTACACTCCACTATATCTCCTCCTCTCCCCACCCCTTCCCCTTATGATCCTAGTATGCAGCAACGCCACATTCGGGGACGGATCCAGCGCAGATGACGACTAAGATTCTTTTCTACGCGACGCAGACCCGGACGATGTGGATGAGATCATCCTCCACATTGTTTGCGGCGGGCACGGATGGACCAGGGTGGCAGCAGAAGCTCTGCTTCCGCGCTGT
Coding sequences within:
- the LOC123080653 gene encoding B3 domain-containing protein Os03g0619600 isoform X1; this encodes MSDPCECCQIKLKFLRQINGNFVHSLVIPEWFVSQFGGKVWRTVKLESPDGNVYDVGVTENMNRTILKSGWASFVDANKIEENYSLMFHYLGNARFKVTIFDSSGKQKASCCARMGTAASDVRNPSTFDVDNSSSSCGGGTQSSPSERSDSDGSQKESSYGYKKSAKKAAISDSSEGLSAEDSLSRDNLVESYDVQEHLNDYVLSGKCDLTVAQEAKIQALVEKIRSEIPVLVVQMKKTSANFGNLIIRKDYALKYFPCEATNIILQLPRKNKEWKCRFNPGRRNLYLGYFVHDNCVQEGDICLFQPIAKVKEGRFTVIVHLLHKESVHRSPGGTAGMTHTPTDGRTGAKTSLTARVKEEPATDGEDMSSLGHKEDGDNSEGAPETPFILPDRASITPAQEQKVWKKVEAIESTVPVYVAILNKCNVSRKYGITITMGKQYVSRYLEKQYFTGHRGKKNVISLVLQREGKSRTWDTELRRGTDRMRICKGWVAFVRGNRLRVGDLCLFKLMESEEPLKMMVYIIRREKCLD
- the LOC123080652 gene encoding PX domain-containing protein kinase-like protein, with product MGAATNEAEEKADAVGLLHGYSRGGGEGGRRGRSWRMALKMSDEHPLSRPMLPVATTPEPSSPLTSPPSSPSTSPQDNLPPPPPILPEDHQPSPRPTLVQKIDDNTVT
- the LOC123080653 gene encoding B3 domain-containing protein Os03g0620400 isoform X2; its protein translation is MDALSISKTRPAFPSTLQQPLAPRYKMFYLFSDSDVYRRISNISKMSDPCECCQIKLKFLRQINGNFVHSLVIPEWFVSQFGGKVWRTVKLESPDGNVYDVGVTENMNRTILKSGWASFVDANKIEENYSLMFHYLGNARFKVTIFDSSGKQKASCCARMGTAASDVRNPSTFDVDNSSSSCGGGTQSSPSERSDSDGSQKESSYGYKKSAKKAAISDSSEGLSAEDSLSRDNLVESYDVQEHLNDYVLSGKCDLTVAQEAKIQALVEKIRSEIPVLVVQMKKTSANFGNLIIRKDYALKYFPCEATNIILQLPRKNKEWKCRFNPGRRNLYLGYFVHDNCVQEGDICLFQPIAKVKEGRFTVIVHLLHKESVHRSPGGTAGMTHTPTDGRTGAKTSLTARVKEEPATDGEDMSSLGHKEDGDNSEGAPETPFILPDRASITPAQEQKVWKKVEAIESTVPVYVAILNKCNVSRKYGITITMGKQYVSRYLEKQYFTGHRGKKNVISLVLQREGKSRTWDTELRRGTDRMRICKGWVAFVRGNRLRVGDLCLFKLMESEEPLKMMVYIIRREKCLD